Proteins from one Loktanella sp. M215 genomic window:
- a CDS encoding P-loop NTPase fold protein, producing the protein MDQNTAAISALIEYVKIQDPKYAFMIEAPWGAGKTHLVKREFKDSLTNGKACYATLNGVKDRKAFRRALLTETSDAKLSEAVGRFGDTLGSLAKIGNVGSIVQDALEDRMIGNLPDLLIFDDIERCELSPAEILGLINEFVEHRSKNVVLCAYIERDEGSDSGKKRRELFLTLKEKVVGRTVRIVADASKALPEFIAAMPDGNGKKWFSSNDELVLEVFDAAKHNNLRVMRQCLHDCGRVIDVLAEDLNASTDAMRRFVRTYFVLSMAIATGKVSSIQLADRGNHRCVVKPRDGEEPHPLFECSEEHPQAEIFAGNAASILPIELGISLIGIGYEEPETINEVLRATKQFSGASDIPLWRRFVEWRLLPTADLEKTYDAVSNYVFNEENIEAGPYLHMANDLVSIAKDSDGSGAEIASKIKDRIQELSKNCMIPAAKFGVDFGWSSDMGFSYGGYAFDLDELRVPLVEAMKVAQLDAFHATMPEEAERILDLFSEDLDAFANEVTGRDGRSGYYKTEILHLIDSRKFAEVAFRYVGSGQFEAIGSLLRALADRHGNLHSNESEGAWAKEVRGALCSIAAEAGSLEKARMHWFLGLYWRLPKDGEEASSD; encoded by the coding sequence ATGGATCAGAATACCGCAGCAATAAGTGCTCTCATTGAATACGTGAAGATTCAAGATCCGAAATACGCATTTATGATTGAAGCGCCTTGGGGGGCGGGTAAGACCCATCTAGTGAAGCGCGAATTCAAGGATTCCCTGACCAATGGCAAGGCCTGCTATGCGACGCTAAATGGCGTTAAGGATAGAAAGGCGTTCCGACGTGCCCTCCTCACTGAAACCTCTGATGCAAAGCTTTCAGAAGCAGTTGGAAGATTTGGCGATACCCTCGGTTCCCTTGCGAAAATCGGTAATGTGGGATCGATTGTCCAAGATGCACTCGAAGATCGCATGATTGGTAATCTACCTGATCTCCTTATCTTTGATGATATCGAGCGATGTGAATTGTCACCTGCCGAAATCTTAGGGCTTATTAACGAGTTTGTTGAACATAGATCAAAAAACGTCGTCCTTTGTGCCTATATTGAAAGAGACGAAGGCTCTGATTCAGGGAAGAAGAGGCGTGAGCTTTTCTTGACACTGAAGGAAAAGGTTGTGGGTCGAACCGTCAGAATTGTCGCCGACGCGAGTAAGGCGCTCCCAGAATTTATCGCGGCGATGCCAGATGGTAATGGAAAAAAATGGTTCAGCTCAAATGATGAACTGGTGCTGGAAGTGTTCGATGCAGCAAAGCACAACAATCTGAGAGTGATGCGGCAATGCCTACACGATTGTGGGCGGGTCATCGATGTTCTTGCTGAAGACCTTAATGCGTCCACGGATGCAATGCGCCGCTTTGTGCGCACTTACTTTGTATTGTCGATGGCGATTGCAACGGGCAAGGTCAGTTCGATCCAATTAGCTGATCGCGGAAACCATAGATGTGTTGTGAAACCTAGAGACGGGGAGGAACCGCATCCTCTATTTGAGTGCTCGGAGGAGCATCCACAGGCGGAAATTTTTGCTGGCAATGCCGCAAGTATACTCCCTATCGAACTAGGAATTTCACTGATTGGGATTGGTTATGAGGAACCTGAAACGATTAATGAGGTTCTCCGCGCAACAAAGCAGTTCTCTGGTGCAAGTGACATTCCGCTCTGGCGGCGTTTCGTCGAATGGAGGCTTTTGCCGACTGCCGATCTTGAAAAGACATATGATGCGGTCAGCAATTACGTATTTAATGAGGAAAATATAGAGGCAGGTCCTTATCTACATATGGCAAACGACCTTGTATCAATTGCAAAGGATAGCGATGGCAGTGGCGCTGAAATTGCGAGTAAGATAAAAGATAGAATTCAAGAGCTTTCAAAAAATTGTATGATCCCTGCTGCGAAATTTGGGGTGGATTTCGGCTGGAGTTCAGATATGGGGTTTTCTTATGGGGGATATGCTTTCGATCTTGATGAATTGAGAGTGCCGTTAGTTGAGGCCATGAAAGTTGCCCAATTGGATGCATTCCATGCTACAATGCCCGAAGAGGCTGAGCGAATTCTTGACCTATTTTCCGAAGACTTGGATGCGTTTGCCAACGAAGTTACAGGTCGAGATGGCCGATCCGGCTATTACAAAACAGAAATTCTGCATTTAATCGACTCCCGAAAGTTTGCTGAAGTTGCCTTTCGTTACGTCGGTTCGGGTCAATTCGAGGCTATTGGAAGTTTGTTGAGAGCCCTGGCCGACCGACACGGCAACTTGCATAGCAATGAAAGTGAGGGGGCGTGGGCGAAGGAAGTCAGGGGTGCACTTTGCAGTATCGCTGCAGAAGCCGGATCACTCGAAAAAGCACGAATGCATTGGTTCTTGGGTTTATATTGGAGGCTTCCGAAAGACGGTGAGGAGGCCAGTTCGGATTGA
- a CDS encoding xanthine dehydrogenase family protein molybdopterin-binding subunit, which produces MTITQNRRNFLASSLGLVIAVSLPMRGRAQSGAALAFQPDGTDATFAPNAFIRVAEDDTVTVIIKHIEFGQGPMTGLSTLVAEEMDADWGQMRAESAPADDEKYKNLLFGLQATGGSTAMANSYTQMRKAGAAARAMLVQAAAEEWGVDASTITIANGVLTSGDKTSTFGPLAAKAAKLTPPEDPAVKDPKDFVLIGKDRPKLDSYAKSTGQAVFTMDMDLPDMEYVVIRHAPMLGGTVASFDDTEAMKVPGVTAVRQIPQGIAVYATSTYAALSGRSALTVDWDDSNAETRSSAQMMDDFVNLAASGELLVAEEAGDIDATLTDAAQVIETEFRFPFLAHAPMEPLDAVIQVKDGSAETWGGYQFPGFDKQAVATNLGIDAANVKLNVMLAGGSFGRRAQPTAQIGNEIGAIAKAAGRDGAWKLIWTREDDLAGGFYRPMTVHKMRGALDAEGNILGWHNVVVNQSIMAGGPMEQMMEDGKDPTSYEGSTKMPYDLANLRVNWVRAESPVPVLWWRSVGHTHTGYATEVFLDQLLEAGGKDPVQGRLDLLKSDMTRDRAVLEKVAAMAGWDGQKVKGNKGYGVALHESFNTYVAQIAEVEDRDGFPHVTKVWCAVDCGVAVNPNVIRAQMEGGIGFGLGSVLFNALTLGEGGNVVEQNFDDYRMIRINEMPAVEVEIIESSMDPTGVGEPGLPPVGPAVANAWRALTGTNVTTLPFKTPAGA; this is translated from the coding sequence ATGACCATCACACAGAACCGCCGCAACTTCCTCGCCTCCTCCCTCGGCCTCGTGATCGCGGTGTCGCTGCCGATGCGCGGTCGCGCGCAATCCGGTGCCGCCCTCGCGTTCCAGCCCGACGGCACGGACGCGACCTTCGCCCCCAACGCCTTCATCCGCGTGGCAGAGGATGACACCGTCACCGTCATCATCAAGCACATCGAATTCGGTCAGGGCCCGATGACCGGCCTCTCGACCCTCGTGGCCGAAGAGATGGACGCCGACTGGGGCCAGATGCGCGCCGAATCCGCCCCCGCCGACGACGAGAAGTACAAGAACCTGCTGTTCGGCCTGCAGGCCACCGGCGGGTCCACCGCCATGGCGAACTCCTACACCCAGATGCGCAAGGCCGGTGCCGCCGCGCGTGCCATGTTGGTGCAGGCCGCCGCCGAGGAGTGGGGCGTCGACGCCTCGACCATCACGATCGCCAACGGCGTGCTCACCTCCGGCGACAAGACCTCGACCTTCGGCCCGCTGGCCGCCAAGGCCGCGAAACTGACCCCGCCGGAAGATCCCGCCGTCAAGGATCCCAAGGACTTCGTCCTGATCGGCAAGGACCGTCCCAAGCTCGACAGCTACGCCAAGTCCACCGGTCAGGCCGTCTTTACGATGGATATGGACCTGCCCGACATGGAATATGTCGTGATCCGTCACGCGCCCATGCTGGGCGGCACCGTCGCCAGCTTTGACGACACCGAGGCCATGAAGGTCCCCGGCGTCACGGCCGTCCGCCAGATCCCGCAGGGCATCGCGGTCTATGCGACCTCGACCTATGCCGCCCTCTCGGGCCGCAGCGCCCTGACCGTCGACTGGGACGACAGCAACGCCGAAACCCGGTCCTCTGCCCAGATGATGGACGACTTCGTCAATCTGGCCGCCAGCGGCGAGTTGCTGGTCGCCGAAGAGGCAGGCGACATCGACGCCACCCTGACCGACGCCGCCCAGGTGATCGAGACAGAGTTCCGCTTCCCCTTCCTCGCCCACGCGCCGATGGAACCGCTGGACGCCGTCATTCAGGTCAAGGACGGATCGGCTGAAACCTGGGGCGGCTACCAGTTCCCCGGCTTCGACAAGCAGGCGGTGGCGACCAACCTCGGCATCGACGCGGCCAACGTGAAACTGAACGTCATGCTGGCGGGCGGATCGTTTGGCCGTCGCGCCCAGCCCACCGCCCAGATCGGGAACGAGATCGGTGCCATCGCCAAGGCCGCAGGCCGTGACGGCGCGTGGAAATTGATCTGGACCCGCGAAGACGATCTGGCCGGCGGTTTCTACCGCCCGATGACCGTGCACAAGATGCGCGGTGCGCTGGATGCCGAAGGCAACATCCTCGGCTGGCACAACGTCGTGGTGAACCAGTCCATCATGGCCGGTGGCCCAATGGAGCAGATGATGGAGGACGGCAAGGACCCGACCTCCTACGAAGGGTCGACCAAGATGCCCTATGACCTCGCGAACCTGCGGGTGAACTGGGTCCGCGCCGAAAGTCCGGTGCCGGTCCTGTGGTGGCGGTCCGTGGGCCACACCCACACCGGCTACGCGACAGAGGTCTTCCTCGATCAACTCCTCGAAGCGGGCGGCAAGGATCCTGTGCAAGGGCGCCTCGATCTGCTGAAATCCGACATGACCCGTGACCGGGCCGTGCTGGAAAAGGTCGCCGCAATGGCCGGCTGGGACGGCCAGAAGGTGAAGGGTAACAAGGGCTACGGCGTGGCCCTGCACGAATCCTTCAACACCTATGTCGCCCAGATCGCAGAGGTCGAGGATCGCGACGGCTTCCCGCATGTCACCAAGGTCTGGTGCGCCGTCGATTGCGGCGTCGCCGTGAACCCCAACGTGATCCGCGCCCAGATGGAAGGCGGCATCGGCTTCGGCCTCGGCTCCGTCCTCTTCAACGCGCTGACGCTGGGCGAAGGCGGCAACGTGGTCGAGCAGAACTTCGACGACTACCGCATGATCCGCATCAACGAGATGCCGGCCGTCGAGGTCGAGATCATCGAGAGCAGCATGGACCCCACCGGCGTCGGCGAACCCGGCCTGCCCCCCGTCGGCCCGGCCGTCGCCAACGCATGGCGCGCCCTGACCGGCACCAATGTCACCACCCTTCCCTTCAAGACCCCGGCCGGAGCGTAA
- a CDS encoding Isoquinoline 1-oxidoreductase subunit yields MKTLTKLTAAALLWAVPAHAETVNGLRTVDEFGAIADDSERSAALFNEMFVVIESPRCLNCHPVGDVPAQGDLMTPHQPPVVRGAGGMGAPGMRCSTCHGAENVSFTTGQGSIPGHNPWQLAPIEMGWIGKSAAEICAQLKDPERNGNRTLADLHEHNATDGLVGWGWEPGEGRTPAPGTQAIFGELTQAWIDTGAVCPTM; encoded by the coding sequence ATGAAGACCCTGACAAAACTGACCGCGGCCGCCCTTCTCTGGGCGGTCCCGGCCCACGCCGAAACCGTGAACGGCCTGCGCACCGTGGATGAATTCGGCGCCATCGCCGACGACTCCGAACGCTCTGCTGCGCTCTTCAACGAGATGTTCGTCGTGATCGAAAGCCCGCGCTGCCTGAACTGTCACCCGGTGGGTGACGTGCCGGCACAGGGCGACCTGATGACGCCGCACCAGCCCCCCGTCGTGCGCGGCGCAGGTGGCATGGGCGCGCCCGGCATGCGCTGTTCCACCTGCCACGGCGCGGAAAACGTGTCGTTCACCACCGGGCAAGGCTCCATCCCCGGCCACAACCCCTGGCAACTCGCCCCGATCGAGATGGGCTGGATCGGCAAATCCGCCGCCGAGATCTGTGCCCAGTTGAAAGACCCGGAGCGTAACGGCAACCGCACCCTCGCTGACCTGCACGAACACAACGCGACGGACGGTCTGGTCGGCTGGGGCTGGGAACCCGGCGAAGGCCGCACACCCGCCCCCGGCACGCAGGCGATCTTCGGAGAGTTGACGCAGGCCTGGATCGACACCGGCGCCGTCTGCCCGACGATGTAA
- a CDS encoding DUF4760 domain-containing protein has protein sequence MEAADWIGLGTLIVTAMGLAAVFLEILQAKSVQEGEFARQKTIDTFEFYDNSRSRIRDNHQIVISALTKAFPDIPSEGTIPLCELQVSYLVSDGEENRAIRAKVVDSLALLERLAIGVNMGVFDEEVIFKLSRTQISGYLGYYSRYILYARSWTPAAYAEFEALASRFHKRSVLDGKKPSVAYEAAVELQLLPIREKK, from the coding sequence ATGGAAGCTGCAGACTGGATCGGTCTAGGAACATTGATAGTAACAGCTATGGGTTTGGCTGCTGTATTTTTGGAAATTTTACAAGCTAAGTCAGTTCAAGAGGGTGAGTTCGCTAGGCAAAAGACCATCGATACATTTGAGTTTTATGATAATTCGCGGTCTAGAATTCGTGATAACCATCAAATTGTAATTAGCGCACTCACTAAAGCATTCCCTGATATCCCATCAGAAGGAACGATTCCGTTATGCGAGCTTCAGGTTTCTTACCTTGTTTCAGATGGTGAAGAAAATAGAGCGATTAGAGCGAAGGTTGTCGATAGCCTGGCGCTTCTCGAAAGGCTTGCTATTGGAGTAAACATGGGAGTGTTTGACGAGGAGGTCATATTTAAGCTTTCGCGAACTCAAATTTCTGGATATTTGGGTTATTATTCCAGATATATACTGTATGCAAGATCATGGACGCCAGCTGCATATGCAGAATTCGAGGCGCTAGCTAGTCGTTTCCACAAGCGAAGCGTATTAGATGGGAAGAAGCCATCTGTCGCATACGAAGCTGCAGTTGAATTGCAGCTTCTACCAATACGAGAGAAAAAATAA
- a CDS encoding MBL fold metallo-hydrolase, translating to MIVATGFGIGKAMDDVFDPAAGVAEAIAPGVRRVLAPNPSAMTYRGTNTYLLGQGRVTVIDPGPDDPAHGAALMRALAGEAVSHIVVTHSHLDHSPLAARLAQQTGAEVWAFGGSETGRSDVMRALVAGGYDGGGEGVDAGFAPHRVVTDGELIATPAGALRVLHTPGHMGNHICLRWQDAVFSGDLVMGWATSLVSPPDGDISDFLASCAKVRAEGAQVLYPGHGAPVTEPAVRIDWLIAHRMERRAQVLAALDVPRDVAALTEVIYTDVAPALWPIAARNVFAQLVELVGAGLVRAVPDLSPGATFHKM from the coding sequence ATGATCGTAGCGACAGGGTTCGGGATTGGCAAAGCGATGGATGACGTGTTCGACCCGGCGGCGGGTGTGGCAGAGGCGATTGCGCCGGGGGTGCGGCGGGTGCTGGCGCCGAATCCCTCTGCGATGACCTATCGCGGCACGAATACCTATCTGCTGGGGCAGGGGCGGGTGACGGTGATCGACCCCGGTCCCGACGATCCGGCGCATGGGGCCGCGCTGATGCGCGCGCTGGCGGGCGAGGCGGTGAGCCATATCGTCGTGACGCACAGCCATCTGGATCATTCGCCGCTGGCCGCCCGGCTGGCGCAGCAGACCGGGGCGGAGGTCTGGGCCTTTGGCGGTTCGGAGACGGGGCGCAGCGATGTGATGCGCGCACTGGTGGCGGGGGGCTATGACGGCGGGGGCGAGGGGGTCGACGCGGGTTTTGCGCCGCACCGGGTGGTAACGGACGGCGAGCTGATCGCGACACCGGCGGGGGCGCTGCGGGTGCTGCATACGCCGGGGCACATGGGCAACCATATCTGCCTGCGCTGGCAGGATGCGGTGTTCAGCGGCGATCTGGTGATGGGGTGGGCGACGTCGCTGGTGTCGCCGCCCGACGGGGACATCAGCGACTTTCTGGCGTCCTGCGCGAAGGTCAGGGCCGAGGGCGCGCAGGTCCTGTATCCGGGGCATGGCGCGCCGGTGACGGAGCCTGCGGTGCGAATCGACTGGCTGATCGCGCACCGGATGGAGCGGCGGGCGCAGGTGCTGGCGGCGCTGGATGTGCCGCGGGATGTCGCGGCGCTGACAGAGGTGATCTATACGGACGTCGCACCGGCGCTGTGGCCGATCGCGGCGCGTAACGTCTTTGCACAACTGGTGGAATTGGTGGGGGCCGGGCTGGTGCGGGCGGTGCCGGACCTGTCACCGGGTGCCACGTTCCACAAGATGTAG
- a CDS encoding helix-turn-helix domain-containing protein has product MTTTIQKPNLLTPQDVAARLGVSTTTLATWRCTKRYALTYIKVGRLVRYRLADLEAFEASREHEVGL; this is encoded by the coding sequence ATGACGACTACAATCCAAAAGCCGAACCTCCTGACCCCTCAGGACGTGGCAGCGCGGCTTGGCGTGTCCACGACAACGCTTGCGACCTGGCGCTGCACCAAACGCTACGCGCTGACCTACATCAAGGTCGGGCGGCTTGTCCGGTATCGCCTGGCAGACCTGGAAGCCTTTGAAGCGTCCCGCGAGCATGAGGTGGGGCTATGA
- a CDS encoding TrkH family potassium uptake protein, translated as MSFVVFINGLVLIFFAVLMGLNALLFPTTATVFLFSMALVGVPGILLALSSSSSDAGLRRAHTFLLTSTVWFMAAVAGAVPLMVWSMTPTDALFEAMSGITTTGATVLAGLDAMPHGIIMWRAALQAVGGVGFIVTGIAILPLLKVGGMQLFRTESSDKGEKELKSAALFASATLQIYAGLIMLCAFVYLAGGMSGFDAITHAMTTISTGGYSGHDASFGFFRNPFLQWAGTVFMLMGALPFAWYIRVAQGGSFRSEQVGAMVQTLTIVILLLTVWVMARTGMPPLTALRQVSFNVVSVVTTTGYATTDYTLWGPFAVAMFFVLTAVGGCTGSTAGGAKAMRWLLLSRSIKAQVQALHSPHRIVTVHYEGQRVDADVIAGLITFFAVYLATFALLSFALTFLGLDVTTATSGALTALANVGPGVGAIIGPAGNFASLTSPVKLTLVLGMFLGRLELLTVLVMLTPLFWREITADATRKMGQT; from the coding sequence ATGAGCTTCGTGGTCTTCATCAACGGGCTGGTCCTGATCTTCTTCGCGGTGCTGATGGGGCTTAATGCGCTTCTCTTTCCGACGACGGCGACGGTCTTCCTTTTTTCGATGGCGCTCGTGGGGGTGCCAGGCATCTTGCTTGCTCTGTCGTCGTCTTCGTCGGACGCTGGCCTGCGGCGGGCCCATACCTTTCTGCTGACGTCGACGGTATGGTTCATGGCCGCCGTGGCCGGTGCCGTGCCCCTGATGGTCTGGTCGATGACCCCTACGGACGCCCTCTTCGAGGCGATGTCGGGCATCACCACGACAGGTGCGACGGTCCTGGCCGGTCTTGATGCCATGCCGCATGGCATCATCATGTGGCGCGCGGCGCTGCAAGCGGTGGGGGGTGTGGGATTCATCGTGACGGGCATTGCCATCCTGCCGCTTCTGAAGGTGGGCGGCATGCAGCTCTTTCGGACCGAGAGTTCGGACAAGGGTGAAAAGGAACTGAAGAGCGCGGCCCTCTTCGCATCCGCGACCCTTCAGATCTACGCCGGTCTGATCATGCTCTGTGCCTTCGTCTACCTCGCCGGCGGCATGAGCGGTTTCGACGCGATCACCCATGCCATGACGACGATCTCGACCGGCGGCTATTCGGGGCACGATGCCTCGTTCGGTTTCTTCCGCAACCCGTTTCTGCAATGGGCCGGCACCGTCTTCATGCTGATGGGGGCGCTGCCGTTTGCATGGTATATCAGGGTGGCCCAGGGCGGCTCTTTCCGCAGCGAGCAGGTCGGCGCCATGGTCCAGACCCTGACCATCGTCATCCTGCTACTGACGGTCTGGGTCATGGCCAGAACAGGCATGCCGCCGCTGACCGCGCTGCGGCAGGTGTCATTCAACGTGGTGTCCGTCGTCACGACGACCGGCTACGCGACGACGGACTACACTCTGTGGGGGCCCTTTGCGGTGGCCATGTTCTTTGTGCTGACGGCCGTCGGTGGCTGCACGGGGTCCACGGCAGGCGGTGCCAAGGCCATGCGGTGGCTTTTGTTGAGCCGGTCCATCAAGGCACAGGTTCAGGCCCTGCATTCGCCCCACCGTATCGTGACGGTGCATTACGAAGGGCAACGGGTCGATGCGGATGTGATCGCCGGACTGATCACGTTCTTCGCGGTCTATCTCGCCACCTTTGCCTTATTGTCGTTCGCGCTGACCTTCCTGGGGCTTGACGTGACAACCGCAACCAGCGGTGCATTGACTGCTCTTGCCAATGTCGGACCTGGCGTCGGTGCGATCATTGGCCCGGCTGGCAATTTTGCGTCACTGACCAGTCCCGTGAAGCTGACGCTCGTGCTGGGCATGTTTCTGGGACGGCTGGAATTGCTGACCGTCCTCGTCATGCTGACGCCCCTCTTTTGGCGTGAGATCACGGCCGATGCGACACGGAAGATGGGCCAGACGTGA
- a CDS encoding tyrosine-type recombinase/integrase, with amino-acid sequence MASFEINFTKAALSAAKAAEKGKRDYYYDGKEKGLVLAVTAAGSKTFYLYKRIDGRPERLLLGKFPDLTVENARKLAASAKGEIAMGENPQKAKRAIRDEMTFEALFTEYLEKHSKVHKRSWAYDEREVNKFLRHWFKRKISSIEKPEVERLHAKVGKDSGLYQANRLLERIRSIFNKAADWGWQGANPATGIKKFREQSRDRFLQPDELPRFFAALANEPNEAARDFFMISLLAGARKSNTLAMRWEEINFHAATWRIAVTKNSDPQIVHLSPQAMTILRERKLHSLSPWVFPGNGAKGHLADPKKAWARILKEAGIADLRIHDLRRTLGSWQAAHGANSYIIGKSLGHRSQQSTAVYARLNLDPVRESVNKATDAMFSYTGHNE; translated from the coding sequence ATGGCAAGCTTTGAGATCAACTTCACCAAGGCGGCGCTTTCGGCAGCCAAGGCAGCGGAAAAGGGCAAGCGAGATTACTATTACGACGGCAAGGAAAAGGGCCTGGTGCTGGCGGTCACGGCGGCAGGCAGCAAAACCTTCTATCTGTACAAGCGGATCGACGGACGGCCTGAACGGCTGCTGCTGGGCAAGTTCCCCGACCTGACCGTAGAGAACGCCCGCAAGCTGGCAGCAAGTGCCAAGGGCGAGATCGCGATGGGCGAGAACCCACAAAAGGCCAAGCGGGCGATCCGCGATGAAATGACCTTTGAAGCGTTGTTCACCGAATACCTGGAAAAGCACTCAAAGGTGCATAAACGCTCCTGGGCCTATGATGAGCGGGAAGTGAACAAGTTCCTGCGGCATTGGTTCAAGCGCAAGATCTCCAGCATCGAAAAGCCGGAGGTCGAGCGGCTGCACGCCAAGGTGGGCAAGGATAGTGGGCTGTATCAGGCCAATCGGCTGTTGGAGCGTATCCGCTCGATCTTCAATAAGGCGGCGGATTGGGGCTGGCAGGGCGCAAACCCGGCAACAGGGATCAAGAAGTTCCGCGAACAAAGCCGGGATCGGTTTTTGCAGCCGGACGAATTGCCCCGCTTCTTTGCAGCCCTCGCTAATGAACCCAACGAAGCAGCGCGGGATTTCTTCATGATCTCGCTGTTGGCCGGGGCGCGTAAATCCAACACGCTTGCGATGCGCTGGGAAGAGATCAATTTCCACGCGGCGACCTGGCGGATCGCGGTGACGAAGAATAGCGATCCGCAAATCGTGCATCTATCACCCCAGGCCATGACAATCCTGCGAGAACGCAAGCTGCACTCACTCAGCCCTTGGGTCTTTCCAGGCAACGGCGCAAAGGGCCACTTGGCGGACCCAAAGAAGGCCTGGGCGCGTATTCTGAAAGAAGCGGGCATTGCCGATCTGCGCATTCACGACCTGCGCCGTACCCTGGGCAGCTGGCAGGCCGCCCACGGGGCCAACAGCTACATCATCGGCAAATCTCTGGGCCATCGCAGCCAGCAATCCACAGCGGTCTATGCCCGCCTGAACCTTGATCCTGTGCGAGAGTCTGTCAACAAGGCCACCGATGCGATGTTCAGCTATACGGGGCACAATGAGTAA
- a CDS encoding IS3 family transposase, translating to MSKRKQHAPEFKAKVALEALKGEATVSELASRFGVHPTMINQWKRALLDGASGVFERGGRKTPVIDEDRVRDLHAKIGGAGGGQLFFGKKAQTLGREVRRSMVERDHPDLSIGQQCALLQVSRSSFYYTPQGETEQNLALMRLIDVQFTETPFFGVRQMTWHLRNEGHAVNEKRIRRLMRLIGLIPIYQKPNTSKPAKGHKTYPYLLRGLRVERPNQVWCVDITYLPMRRGFLYLVAIMDWHTRRVLAWRISNTLDADFCVDALNEAIYRFGPPDIMNSDQGSQFTSFAWTDRLRRSGVRISMDGKGRYLDNIFIERLWRTLKYECVYLHVWETGSQARAGVRTWMGFYNHRRPHKALGGQPPAVVYSLKVEATQPDQQEQIRA from the coding sequence ATGTCGAAACGAAAGCAGCACGCCCCTGAGTTCAAGGCGAAGGTGGCGCTTGAGGCGCTGAAAGGTGAGGCGACGGTGTCGGAGCTGGCGAGCCGGTTCGGCGTGCATCCGACGATGATCAACCAATGGAAACGTGCGCTGCTGGATGGCGCGTCCGGTGTCTTTGAACGCGGCGGCCGCAAGACGCCGGTCATCGATGAAGACCGGGTCAGGGATCTGCATGCCAAGATCGGGGGAGCTGGCGGTGGCCAACTCTTTTTTGGAAAGAAAGCTCAAACCTTGGGGCGGGAAGTGAGGCGCAGCATGGTCGAGCGCGACCATCCGGACCTGTCGATTGGCCAGCAGTGCGCGCTGCTACAGGTTTCTCGGTCGTCGTTTTACTATACGCCGCAGGGTGAGACGGAGCAGAACCTCGCGCTGATGCGGCTGATCGACGTGCAATTCACGGAGACGCCCTTCTTCGGCGTGCGCCAGATGACGTGGCACCTGCGCAACGAGGGACACGCGGTGAACGAAAAGCGCATCCGTCGGCTTATGCGCCTGATTGGTTTGATTCCAATCTACCAGAAACCCAACACCAGCAAGCCGGCGAAGGGGCACAAGACCTATCCCTACCTCTTGCGCGGGCTGCGCGTAGAGCGGCCCAATCAGGTTTGGTGCGTGGACATCACCTACCTGCCGATGCGCAGAGGGTTTCTCTATCTGGTGGCGATCATGGACTGGCACACCCGAAGGGTTCTGGCATGGCGGATCTCGAACACGCTGGACGCCGACTTCTGCGTCGACGCGCTGAACGAGGCAATCTATCGGTTCGGGCCACCTGACATCATGAACAGCGATCAGGGATCGCAGTTCACATCGTTTGCTTGGACAGACCGCCTGCGGCGGTCGGGCGTCCGTATATCGATGGATGGCAAGGGCCGCTACTTGGACAACATCTTCATCGAGCGCCTGTGGCGCACGCTGAAATACGAGTGCGTCTATCTGCATGTCTGGGAGACCGGGTCTCAGGCCCGCGCGGGTGTCCGGACATGGATGGGGTTCTACAATCACCGCCGCCCGCACAAAGCCCTTGGCGGCCAACCACCGGCCGTAGTCTACTCGCTGAAAGTCGAAGCAACGCAACCCGATCAGCAGGAGCAGATCAGAGCTTAG
- a CDS encoding (2Fe-2S)-binding protein: MTTFTVNGEERTVDVPGDTPLLWVLRDELKLTGTKFGCGVAQCGACTVMLDGTTRRSCVTPVSTLEGADIRTIEGLDSPEAQAVQAAWTAIDVPQCGWCQSGQVVSAAALLYEIPNPTDEQIDQAMAGNICRCASYVRIRQAIKDAAKTLEG; the protein is encoded by the coding sequence ATGACCACTTTCACCGTGAACGGCGAGGAGCGCACCGTTGATGTGCCCGGCGACACCCCCCTGCTGTGGGTGCTGCGTGACGAGCTGAAGCTGACCGGCACCAAGTTCGGCTGCGGCGTCGCCCAATGCGGCGCCTGCACCGTGATGCTCGATGGCACGACACGCCGGTCCTGCGTGACGCCCGTCTCCACACTCGAAGGCGCCGACATCCGGACAATCGAAGGCCTCGATTCGCCCGAAGCGCAGGCCGTGCAGGCCGCCTGGACCGCCATCGACGTGCCGCAATGCGGCTGGTGCCAGTCCGGTCAGGTCGTCAGCGCCGCAGCCCTTCTTTACGAAATCCCGAATCCGACGGACGAACAGATCGACCAGGCCATGGCCGGCAACATCTGCCGCTGTGCATCCTACGTGCGCATCCGTCAGGCGATCAAAGACGCCGCCAAGACGCTGGAGGGTTAA